In one Candidatus Nealsonbacteria bacterium genomic region, the following are encoded:
- the dnaA gene encoding chromosomal replication initiator protein DnaA — protein MQQEELWQAVLAQIQFHISPANFETWFKNTNILSQKENEVQIAVPNSFSKEWIENKYHKLILTTLRSLDGEIKEVKYSVESIQPKGLRMKETITMPESDQLEFSEFKIDKTTNLNPRYTFENFIVGSFNELPHAAAIAVAKEPGLVYNPLFVYGGVGLGKTHLLQSIGNEVTKKLSSKKVKYIPSEKFTSEVVLSIRNHNVEAFKNKYRQVDVLIIDDIQFLAGKEKTQEEFFHIFNTLYENNKQIILSSDRPPKAIPSLEERLRSRFEGGMIADIGLPDFETRIAILKVKAQERKMNFSDEILTYLANNIQRNIRELEGALNRLIAFQKLNKQIPGLEITKNLLKNLIQSPKKIVSPKKIIQTVVEFYDVKEKDILSSSRKREIVQPRQIIVYFLREELKNSFPFIGRKIGGKDHTTAIHSYEKIKKELNSNENLKEELNLIRQRIFSA, from the coding sequence TCCCTAACTCTTTTTCAAAAGAATGGATAGAAAACAAATATCATAAATTAATCTTAACAACTCTTCGCAGCCTTGATGGAGAAATTAAGGAGGTGAAATACTCTGTTGAATCTATACAACCAAAAGGTCTTCGTATGAAAGAAACTATTACCATGCCGGAATCTGATCAATTGGAGTTTTCGGAGTTTAAGATTGATAAAACAACTAACCTAAATCCTCGTTATACGTTTGAAAATTTCATCGTTGGTTCTTTCAACGAACTGCCCCATGCCGCGGCCATTGCTGTCGCCAAAGAGCCGGGGTTAGTATATAATCCTTTGTTTGTATACGGCGGTGTCGGCCTGGGCAAAACCCATCTTTTGCAATCAATCGGAAACGAGGTGACAAAAAAATTATCCTCAAAAAAGGTTAAGTACATACCGTCCGAGAAATTCACTTCTGAGGTTGTCCTCTCCATTCGCAACCATAATGTAGAAGCTTTTAAAAATAAATATCGTCAGGTAGACGTTTTAATTATTGACGACATCCAGTTCTTGGCTGGCAAAGAAAAAACCCAAGAAGAATTTTTTCATATTTTTAATACTTTGTATGAAAATAACAAACAAATAATTCTTTCCTCTGATCGTCCCCCAAAAGCCATCCCTTCTCTCGAAGAAAGATTACGTTCAAGGTTTGAAGGGGGAATGATAGCCGATATTGGCTTGCCTGATTTCGAAACAAGGATAGCTATTCTCAAGGTCAAAGCCCAGGAAAGAAAAATGAATTTCTCAGACGAAATTTTGACTTATTTAGCCAATAATATTCAACGGAATATCAGAGAATTAGAGGGTGCCCTTAACAGGTTAATTGCTTTCCAAAAATTAAATAAGCAAATTCCTGGGTTAGAGATTACAAAAAATCTTTTGAAAAATTTAATTCAGTCTCCTAAAAAAATAGTCAGTCCTAAAAAAATAATCCAAACGGTTGTTGAATTTTATGACGTAAAAGAGAAAGATATTTTATCTTCGTCTCGAAAGAGAGAAATTGTTCAACCAAGACAAATTATTGTTTATTTTTTAAGGGAAGAATTAAAAAATTCATTCCCTTTCATTGGGAGGAAAATAGGGGGGAAAGACCACACTACTGCTATCCATTCCTACGAAAAAATCAAAAAAGAACTTAATTCTAATGAAAATTTAAAAGAGGAATTAAACCTAATTCGCCAGCGGATTTTCAGTGCATAA
- a CDS encoding PBP1A family penicillin-binding protein — MAQRKYYRHTFRKKEKYKLLLKILSGFLFFIVAIFLMVAFLFVFYAKDLPRPEKFTERTFIESSKIFDRSGEILLYEIYGEERREIVPIGIVPEYLKNAVIVTEDIEFYHHFGISFKAIARAILIDLKLGKPAQGGSTISQQLIRSSFLTPSKTAKRKIREIILTLELERRYSKEQILEFYLNQIPFGENAYGVEAASQVYFGKSVSNISITEAAILASLIQAPSRLSPYGEHKEDLLIRKDYVLEKMAEYNFLTQEEVEDAKSQTLKFISPRLIKAPHFVVYVRDYLLNQYSEDFLKEKGLKIITTLDWGLQKWAEEVVQEGARINQASRAHNAALVAIDPKTGEILAMVGSKDFWADSYPENCMPGENCLFDPQYNVATGISGRQPGSAFKPFVYVTAFKNGYSDETIVIDEKTDFNGYIPQNYDGIFRGAVTLREALAQSLNVPSVKVLANFAGVEDSIKTAKSFGITTLNQPLSYYGLSLVLGGGEVRLLDMVSAYGVFATGGFRFPPRNILRIEDSSGNILEKRENNGRRVMNPEPIYLINSILSDNEARAPTFGLNSLLYFKDYQVAAKTGTTQNYKDGWIIGYTSSIVVGVWVGNNDNSPMYEKPGVSVAAPIWRRFIEKALLEFPKELLFE, encoded by the coding sequence ATGGCTCAAAGAAAATACTATCGCCATACTTTTCGAAAGAAAGAAAAGTATAAATTGCTTTTAAAAATCTTATCTGGTTTTCTTTTTTTTATTGTTGCTATCTTTCTAATGGTCGCTTTTTTGTTTGTCTTTTATGCCAAAGATTTGCCTCGTCCGGAAAAATTTACCGAACGTACTTTCATTGAATCTTCAAAAATATTTGACCGTTCAGGAGAAATTCTCTTATATGAAATTTATGGAGAAGAAAGAAGAGAAATTGTCCCCATAGGTATTGTTCCCGAATATTTGAAAAACGCTGTTATTGTTACGGAAGATATCGAATTCTATCATCACTTTGGTATCAGCTTTAAGGCAATCGCCCGAGCTATCCTGATCGATTTGAAATTAGGAAAACCGGCTCAAGGAGGTTCTACAATTTCTCAACAGTTAATCCGTTCCTCATTTTTAACTCCCTCGAAAACGGCAAAAAGAAAAATTCGAGAAATTATTTTGACTCTTGAGCTAGAAAGACGTTATTCTAAGGAGCAAATTTTAGAATTTTATTTGAACCAAATCCCTTTTGGCGAGAACGCTTATGGTGTCGAAGCTGCCAGTCAGGTTTATTTTGGAAAATCGGTTTCAAACATCTCGATAACAGAAGCTGCTATTTTAGCTAGTTTAATCCAGGCTCCCAGTCGTCTCTCACCTTACGGAGAACATAAAGAAGATCTTCTAATAAGGAAAGATTATGTTTTAGAGAAAATGGCAGAATATAATTTTTTAACCCAAGAAGAAGTCGAAGACGCAAAGAGCCAAACCTTAAAATTTATTTCTCCTCGTCTTATTAAAGCTCCTCATTTTGTTGTATATGTGAGAGACTACTTGCTTAATCAATATAGTGAGGATTTTTTAAAAGAAAAAGGGTTAAAGATAATAACTACTTTAGACTGGGGGCTACAAAAATGGGCAGAAGAAGTGGTGCAGGAAGGAGCCCGAATTAACCAGGCGTCACGAGCTCATAATGCTGCCCTAGTGGCTATTGATCCAAAAACTGGAGAAATTTTAGCGATGGTGGGGTCGAAAGATTTTTGGGCCGATTCTTATCCTGAAAACTGTATGCCTGGCGAAAATTGTCTTTTCGATCCTCAGTATAACGTAGCGACTGGAATTTCCGGTCGTCAACCAGGATCAGCTTTTAAGCCTTTTGTTTATGTTACCGCCTTTAAGAATGGGTATTCAGACGAAACAATTGTGATTGATGAAAAAACTGATTTCAATGGCTATATCCCTCAGAATTATGATGGAATTTTCCGTGGGGCTGTAACTTTAAGAGAAGCCTTGGCGCAGTCTCTTAATGTCCCTTCAGTCAAAGTTCTGGCTAATTTTGCCGGCGTAGAAGATTCAATAAAGACCGCAAAGAGCTTTGGAATTACCACTTTGAATCAACCTCTTTCTTATTATGGCTTATCTTTAGTTTTAGGAGGAGGAGAAGTAAGGCTTCTTGATATGGTCTCAGCATACGGAGTTTTTGCCACCGGCGGCTTTCGGTTCCCGCCGAGAAACATATTAAGAATAGAAGACTCTTCGGGGAATATCCTTGAAAAAAGAGAAAATAATGGCCGGAGAGTAATGAATCCCGAACCAATTTATTTAATCAACAGTATTCTCTCTGACAATGAGGCCAGGGCTCCAACATTTGGTTTAAATTCTCTTTTATATTTTAAAGACTATCAGGTGGCGGCCAAAACCGGCACGACCCAAAACTATAAAGATGGTTGGATTATCGGTTATACCTCTTCTATTGTCGTTGGAGTATGGGTTGGCAACAACGATAATTCTCCAATGTATGAAAAACCCGGAGTTTCCGTGGCTGCCCCTATATGGAGAAGATTTATAGAAAAAGCTCTTCTAGAATTTCCTAAAGAGCTTTTGTTTGAATAA
- the ruvC gene encoding crossover junction endodeoxyribonuclease RuvC, whose protein sequence is MVILGIDPGTAKVGYGVIRKIQNPPNRTKFGTPRRVASKTQYGLKCLSYGLIQTSSSSPPAERLKKISQELGQLINKYRPEILAVENVYFFRNLKTALPVSQAKGVILLAAANHNIPVYEFTPSQVKMAVVGYGRAEKRQVQEMVKILLNLKELPRSDDAADALAIAICYTISPQEQYLAK, encoded by the coding sequence ATGGTAATATTAGGTATTGATCCCGGAACGGCTAAAGTGGGATATGGAGTGATTAGAAAAATCCAAAACCCACCGAACCGAACGAAGTTCGGGACTCCCCGTAGGGTTGCATCTAAAACTCAATATGGATTAAAATGTTTGAGTTATGGATTAATTCAAACTAGTTCTTCTTCGCCTCCGGCTGAGCGTTTAAAAAAAATAAGCCAAGAGTTGGGCCAGTTAATAAATAAATACCGGCCAGAGATTTTGGCCGTTGAAAATGTTTATTTCTTTAGAAACTTAAAAACTGCTCTACCCGTTTCTCAGGCTAAAGGGGTAATTTTACTCGCTGCCGCTAATCACAATATTCCGGTTTACGAATTTACTCCTTCACAGGTAAAAATGGCGGTGGTGGGATACGGTCGGGCCGAAAAAAGACAAGTCCAAGAAATGGTTAAAATCTTACTTAATTTAAAAGAGCTGCCCCGTTCAGATGACGCAGCAGACGCACTTGCGATAGCAATCTGTTACACGATTTCCCCTCAAGAACAATATCTTGCGAAGTAA
- the dnaN gene encoding DNA polymerase III subunit beta: MKVFILKNNFKSGLQIVERVANKNINFPILENVLISTEKNFLILTTTDLETAIKCWILAKIEIEGSVALPAKFLSNYINSLEPDKICLKEEGNFLNIESKNFQTKIKKTTTEDFPLFPSFDEKNSIQINTIPFVEGLKQIIEITSPSQTKPEISGVFLDFSPDTLKLVATDSFRLAEKTLFFEKKEKQKTAFIIPQKTARELVNIFSEKKGKLIIYFTKNQVVFEFLVDEITQPRIQIFSRLIEGDYPNYQEIIPQKHSTQITVPRPTFLNQVKTAGLFCGKINEVKLKINPKQKTIEVFSQSPDLGENKSSFSGEVKGEAVEVSFNWRFLAEGLSNIKSREVVFELSGEEGPAILKPVDDQSYFYVIMPIKAT, from the coding sequence ATGAAAGTTTTTATTTTGAAAAATAATTTTAAATCCGGCCTTCAAATTGTAGAAAGAGTGGCGAATAAAAATATTAATTTTCCTATTTTAGAAAATGTTTTAATATCAACAGAGAAAAATTTCTTAATTCTAACAACCACAGATCTTGAAACGGCTATTAAATGTTGGATTTTGGCCAAAATCGAAATAGAGGGAAGCGTTGCTCTTCCAGCCAAGTTTCTTTCAAATTATATAAATTCATTAGAGCCAGATAAAATTTGTCTAAAAGAAGAGGGAAATTTTCTCAATATTGAGAGTAAAAATTTTCAAACTAAAATTAAAAAAACGACAACAGAGGATTTTCCTCTTTTTCCTTCTTTCGATGAAAAAAATTCTATCCAAATCAACACCATTCCTTTCGTCGAAGGTTTGAAACAAATTATCGAAATTACTTCCCCTTCTCAAACGAAACCAGAAATATCCGGTGTTTTTCTGGATTTTAGCCCCGACACTTTAAAGTTAGTAGCTACCGACAGTTTCCGGTTGGCCGAAAAAACCCTTTTCTTTGAAAAAAAAGAAAAACAAAAAACTGCTTTTATTATCCCTCAAAAAACAGCTCGTGAATTAGTGAATATTTTCTCCGAAAAAAAAGGCAAACTAATTATTTATTTCACAAAAAATCAAGTTGTTTTTGAATTTTTAGTTGATGAAATAACGCAGCCTCGCATTCAAATTTTCTCTCGTTTAATTGAAGGGGATTACCCGAATTATCAAGAAATTATCCCCCAAAAACATAGTACTCAAATTACCGTTCCCAGGCCAACCTTTTTAAACCAAGTTAAAACAGCGGGTCTTTTTTGCGGCAAAATCAACGAAGTTAAATTAAAAATTAACCCAAAACAAAAAACAATAGAAGTTTTCTCTCAAAGTCCCGACTTGGGAGAGAATAAGTCTTCTTTCTCTGGCGAAGTAAAAGGCGAAGCAGTAGAAGTTTCCTTTAACTGGCGCTTTCTTGCCGAAGGACTTTCAAATATTAAAAGCCGGGAGGTCGTTTTCGAATTAAGCGGGGAAGAAGGGCCGGCAATTCTAAAACCAGTGGACGACCAAAGTTATTTTTACGTTATAATGCCGATTAAAGCCACTTAA
- a CDS encoding YebC/PmpR family DNA-binding transcriptional regulator — MSGHSHWKSIKHKKGIADKAKSKVFSKLSQAISIAVQEKGPDPETNSKLRLAIETARSFSLPRDTIERAIKKGSGELEGKKLEPITFEAYGPGGIAIIVESITDNKNRTVNEIKQILNQNNGKLADAGAVKWLFERRGIITLRITNQYEYTNKEDLELKVIEAGAEDITWNNNALNIYTKIEDFDKVKKNLESQEIKIESASLDWVAKENVQTAQKYKEATEKLFAALDESDSVQEIYSNLKV; from the coding sequence ATGTCAGGCCATTCGCATTGGAAAAGTATAAAACACAAAAAAGGGATCGCCGACAAGGCGAAAAGTAAGGTTTTCTCGAAGCTTTCTCAGGCAATCTCGATTGCGGTCCAAGAAAAAGGGCCAGATCCAGAAACAAATTCTAAATTAAGGTTAGCTATAGAAACGGCGCGTTCTTTTAGTTTACCGAGAGATACTATTGAACGTGCGATCAAAAAAGGAAGCGGCGAGCTTGAGGGAAAAAAATTAGAACCGATAACCTTTGAAGCTTATGGCCCCGGCGGAATCGCTATTATCGTCGAGAGTATTACCGATAATAAAAACCGTACTGTAAACGAAATTAAGCAAATTCTAAATCAGAACAACGGGAAACTTGCCGATGCTGGCGCGGTAAAGTGGCTCTTTGAAAGGAGAGGAATCATCACCCTACGAATTACGAATCAGTACGAATATACAAATAAAGAAGATCTAGAATTAAAAGTGATTGAGGCGGGGGCCGAAGATATTACTTGGAATAATAACGCCCTGAATATTTACACAAAAATTGAAGATTTCGATAAGGTTAAAAAAAACCTTGAAAGTCAGGAAATCAAGATAGAATCCGCCTCTCTGGACTGGGTGGCTAAAGAGAATGTCCAGACCGCGCAAAAATACAAAGAAGCAACTGAAAAATTATTTGCGGCCTTAGACGAATCAGATAGCGTTCAAGAAATATATTCAAACCTTAAAGTTTAA